A stretch of DNA from Brevibacillus ruminantium:
GGCTTGGTCAATCAGGTGACTGCTCCTGATCAACTCATGTCTGCCGCGTTGGCCATGGCACAGCAGATCGCAGAGAACGCCCCCATTGCCTTGGCCCAGGCCAAATTTGCCATCGATCACGGCCTGGAGGCCGACCTGGCTACCGGATTGGCGATGGAGAGCAACGCCTATCAGGTGCTGATTCCTACCCGGGATCGCCGGGAGGGACTGGAGGCCTTTAAAGAAAAACGCAAACCGGAGTATCGCGGCGAATAAGAGGAGGGAGAGTGACACCCATGAGCAAACACGCAGAAGAGATGCTGAGAGAACGCACGGCCCAGGTAGAAAAGGGCGGTGACGAGAAATACCATGACAAACTGAAGGAGCAGAACAAACTGTTTGTCCGTGATCGGCTGAAGCTGCTTTTTGATGACGAGTTTCTGCTGGAGGACGGCCTGTTTGCCAATTTTATGGCTGGTGATTTGCCGGCAGACGGAGTGGTAACCGCGATTGGGAAGGTGAACGGTCAAACGGTTTGTGTCATGGCCAACGATTCAACGGTAAAAGCAGGCTCCTGGGGGGCACGGACGGTAGAGAAAATCATCCGGATTCAGGAAACGGCAGAAAAAATGCGCGTTCCCCTGCTCTATCTGGTCGATTCTGCGGGAGCGCGGATTACCGATCAGCTCGAGATGTTTCCAGGCAGGCGCGGGGCCGGACGCATTTTTTACAACCAAGTAAAGCTCTCTGGAAAAATTCCGCAGGTCTGCATCCTGTTTGGACCCTCTGCTGCAGGGGGAGCGTATATTCCCGCATTTTGCGACATCGTGATCATGGTGGATAAAAACGCCAGCATGTATTTGGGTTCCCCGCGGATGGCCGAGATGGTGATCGGGGAAAAAGTGACGCTGGAAGAGCTGGGCGGCGCCCGGATGCATTGTTCCGTCAGCGGCTGCGGAGATTTGCTGGCGGCTAATGAAGAAGAGGCCATTGCCGCCGCTCGTCGCTACCTCGCCTACTTTCCGGAGAACTATACCGCCAAGCCTCCCGCCGCTGCACCATTGCCGCCGCGCCCGGATACCAAAAAGATCGGTGAGATTGTGCCGGAGAATCAGAATGCTCCATTTAATATGTACGAACTGATCGATGCGTTGGTGGACGAAGGCTCTTTCTTTGAGGTGAAAAAGCTGTTTGCCCAGGAGCTGATCACGGGGCTGGCCCGCCTGGATGGAAAACCGGTCGGCATCATTGCGAATCAGCCGCGTGTCAAAGGGGGCGTGCTGTTCGTCGACTCGGCCGACAAGGCGGCTCGATTTATCACGCTCTGCGACGCTTACCAGATTCCGCTTTTGTTCCTGGCAGATGTACCGGGCTTTATGATTGGTACCGCTGTGGAACGGGCAGGGATAATCCGCCACGGGGCCAAGATGATCTCGGCGATGGCCGAAGCGACCGTCCCGAAAATTTCTGTCATCGTCCGCAAAGCATACGGGGCAGGTTTGTACGCCATGGCCAGCTCGGCCTTTGAGCCTGATGCCTGCCTCGCCCTGCCTGGTGCCCAGATTGCTGTCATGGGACCCGAAGCAGCCGTAAATGCCGTGTACAGCAATAAAATTCAGGCGATTGAAGATCCGCAGGAACGCCAGGCATTTATTCAGCAAAAGCGTCAAGAATATCAGGAGGATATTGACATCTACCTGCTCGCCTCCAACCTGATCGTCGATGCCATCATCCAGCCGGATGAGCTGCGACGCGAGCTGATCGGCAGATATGAAGTGTATGCAGGCAAAAAGCAGCAATTTTCGGATCGGAAGCATCCGGTTTACCCAGTGTAAAAATTCTCTAGCAAGACTGTCTCCAAAAAGAGGAGGCAGTCTTTTTTATTTCCGGAAAACATAGAGAAAGAAGCGATAGTGAGACAGAAGGAGGTTTTCTTTCAACAAAAGCCTATTCCTTGGATGGATGTAAGTAAACGTCAGTGAATAATTGTTCGATAATTTCGATCTTTTTACGTAGGAAGAATTGATCATTTCCGCTAACTTTGGTATTCTGGAAATAAGTATTTATTAATGTGGGTGAACAAATGCCGTTTCAGAAGATACGCATGCATCTGGTTGTCATCGGTGGCGGTTCAGTGGGACTGCTTTACGCTGCACGCTTGCTTCTGAGCGGGCATTCAGTCGAACTCGTTACCCGTACACATGTTCAAGCAAAGCAATTGACAGCGGAAGGCATTACGCTTCATCAACTGGATGGCAGGCAGCGGCACACCGCCGTTCGGAGCCAACCGCTGGAAGTAGGTTTGCCGGAAGCGGATCTTTATCTGCTGGCGGTAAAACAGACCGACCTCGATGAGATTTTGCCTTACCTGCAGAGGATTCCGCCCCGCTCTCGGGTGCTAGCACTGCAAAATGGCATGGGACACTACGAAAGATTCACGGAGTTTCTGGATCGTCAGCAGTGTTTCTTTGCCAGCAATACCGAGGGGGCACGCCGTCTTTCGCCGGTAGAGGTAGAACATACCGGGACGGGACTGCTGCGTATTGGTCCTTGGGATGTCCAGGAAAATGCGGATCCAACATGTGCCGCTTTTGTCGAACTGGCCAATCATAGCGGCTTTCAAGCTGTTTATGAGCAGGCGATCAAGCCATTTGCCTGGCGCAAACTGCTGGCAAACGCCCTGATCAACCCGCTCACCGCCCTGTTTGAGATACCAAACGGAATGCTGCTGGAATCACCTTATACCATTCAGTTGATGAGAGAGTTGTTTGAGGAGGCAGCTTCCGTAGCCAACAGCTGCGGTGAAAAAATAGAAGAGCGAGATTGGCAGGAAGTTGTAAAAATTTGCCGAAATACATCCCGGAACATATCCTCCATGTTGCAAGACATTCGGCGGCGGAATCAGACAGAAGTAAACGCTATCAACGGTTATCTCGTACAAATGGGAAGGGAAACCGGACAGCCCACCCCTATGCATGAGACATTGCTGCGCGCCGTGCTTCTGAAAACAGACATGGTCGAGGGGAAGGGAGAGGGCCGTGCGTGACCTTTTTCGGTAAACTTTGGTCGTTACTTACTGGGACATGGACCTATTTTTGGGCGATCCTGACCGCGTTTCCCTTTTTGGGGTTTCCGCTCGCTTACTTCTCGATCTTTGCTTGGAAGCGAGACCGGCGTCTGGCAGGGCGCTGGGCAATCAATATCACGAATTTTTTGTTGATTCGCGCTGTCGCCGTCGGCTATAGCGTGATTTGGCCAGAGGCAGTCTCTGTCTGGTGGTGGATTACCGGGTTCTTCGTGACGGCGATCGCGTTGCTCGGTTTCATACAAGTGAAATGGAAAGGCAAGCTCTCCTTGTTGAAAGCCAGCTTTTCAGTCTGGAGATTATCTTTTCTTCTATTTGGACTGGTCTACGTGGTGTTGTATACGACCGGAATCGTAAAGACGATGGGCAACGTGTAAGCACCTGCGGTTCCGATACATATTCCAATAAAGAAAGAAGGTAGGTTTTATGAGGCTTCCCATCGAATCGATTGGGCATAAGATTCGCATGATTCGGAAAGAGCGTGGCTTTACCCTGGAAATTATGGCGAACAAAACCGGATTGAGCAAGGGTTTGCTTAGTCAGGTTGAGCGAGGGATTTCCCAGCCTTCCTTGGATTCGTTGTGGAAGATTACCAAGGCTCTTGAGGCATCTATCATTCATTTCTTTGAGGATATTGATCAAAAGCAGGTGCATGTGACTCGCAAGACGAAACGCAGACAGGTCGTATTTCCGGAATCCAGCGGGACCTACTCGTTGTTGTCTGCTGGTGGAAGCGCCAAGCTGGGGATGCTGGAAGTGCGTTTGCAACCCGGCCAGCAGGTGTTGGACAAATTCGTGCAAGGTGAGGGAGAAGAATGCTTCGTCGTTGCAGCGGGAAGTGTAACCGCCCGTTTTCACGACGAAGAGCATATTCTGGAGTCGGGAGACAGCCTGACATTTGACAGCACCAAAACACATAGTATCGAAAACACAGGCCAGGACGAAGCTGTCCTGATCTGGTCGGTCACGACGCCTCAATTTTAAGTTGCGAAAACCTACTGCTTACACTTTGACAACCCATTAAACGGGGTTGTCTTGTTTTTTGTAGAAAGGGGGCATGGTATAATTTGCAGTGACAAGGAGTAAGAAAGGTGAGCTTCTATGAATGTTGAATGCATATCACTTCCGTTGGCCAATCCATTGGCAGACGATTACCGGCAAGGTAAAGATAGCGCTTTGCGTTTTTTTAGGTATGCGCCCTATGACAAGCGCTCCTATCGGGAGAGGATCGAGTGGCTATCGCAAAATGATATTCCCCACCGCGAAGCATTGGCGGATGGTTTGTATACGTACAACCAGTCTATCGGCAATCACCAGGAAGCTCTGACAAACATCGAACTGCTGCGGCAGTCGGGAACCATGGTGGTCATCGGCGGTCAGCAGGCAGGTGTGCTAACCGGGCCTCTCTACACCATCCACAAAGCCATCCATTTGATCCAGGCTGCCAAGCGGCTGTCTGCGGAGTGGGGGGTAAGGGTTGTTCCCGTATTTTGGATTGCTGGAGAAGACCATGATATTGATGAGATTGATCATGTTTACGGGCTTCTCGATCAAGAGAGCAAACTGTACAAGGAAAAGCTGGCGCTAAAGCGATCCGGACGGCCGTCAGCAAGCAGTGTGCAGCTTGACCACAGTGATTGTCAGGCTTTCCTGAACAAGCTATTTGCCGGTCTGACGGAGACAAAGGAGACAAAAGAAATTCGCAAGTGGGCGGAAGAGAGCCTGGCAACCTCGAAAACCATCGTGGATTGGTTTGCCCGCTTGACGGCCGCGTTATTTGGAAAGTACGGCCTGATTCTGGTTGAATCCTCCCTTCCCTTTGTCAGAGAGCTGGAAAAACCGGTTTTTACGCAGATTCTGGAACAAAACGAATCGCTCAGCTCCCTGCTGGTGAAGGCGGCTGGAGAGCTGGAAAAGGCGGGGTATCCCCAACAGTTGGATGTGGGCGGGCAAGAGGCCAATCTGTTTCTCTACGAAGGAGTGGACCGCCTGCAGCTACTTCGACATGGCGATCACTTCGTCACCCGCAGGGGCACCTATACCCAGGGTGAACTGCTTGAGCTGCTGAAGAAAGACCCCTGTCGATTCAGCTCAAATGTAGTGACCCGCCCGCTGATGCAGGAGCATTTGTTTCCGACCCTTGCTTTTATCGGAGGGCCGGGTGAGGTTGCTTATTGGGCGTATTTACAAGAGATTTTTGCAGCCTTCGGCAAACAGTTGCCGATCGTCCTCCCGCGGATGTCTGTGACGCTGGTTGAGGGGGCGATTGCCCGTCTGCTGAAGGAATTTGACCTGAGCATCGAGCGCGCGCTGGGAGGATTTGCGTCCTGGAAAGAAGAGTGGGAGGCCCAGCAGGGACCCTATCCGCTGACCGATCGTTTTCAGGAGGTGCGAGACGCCTTGCGGGAGCTGTACCAGCCCGTAGTCAGCGAAGTGGCCCGGTTGGAGCCGGGACTGAAGCATTTGGCGGAAAAAAATGCAGCGCGGCTCCAAGAGCAGGTAGATTTCTTGGAAAGACGGCTGCACGCAGCGCTCGATCAACGAGAGGATATCGGATTGCGACGACTGTACCGGCTGGAAACGGCATTATATCCGGCAGGAGGGCTGCAAGAGCGGAAGCTGACGATCCTGCCGTTTCTCAATAGACACGGACTGTCACTGATCGATCGACTCGTCGAGGCGCCTTTTGTCCACGATGACAGTCATCAGGTTCTGTATTTGTAATTTCGATCTGGATAAAACGTTTGGCATAAAAGCCGCTTCCTATAAGGGTGCGGTTTTTTTCATGGAGCTTGCGGGATAGCTCAATACAGCAGTCTCGGAAATCTGCATACTGAAGTCTCTGGTATGTACATGCGACAATCTATTCATCCTCCAAAAACAGCAGTCTGCTGCTTCCCGATGGAAATATCTTTGCCGCCACCAGACGCTGGCCAAAGCTCAGTCCAAAGAAGTGGTCAAGCCCGTTATTCTTGTGATACGATGGGAAAAGTTACCTGTCACTTTGTTGTCATTTGTCGAAACATTTAACACATACAAACGTCATACCTAATGAACAGGTGATTTCCTGCGAAAGGTGGTCAAACTTTTCATGCAGAACAAGATGACAAACAGAGGAAAATGGGTATGGATGGCGGCTTTTGCCCTTTCCGTTACCTGCTTCTTTACGGGTGCGGGAGCTGGCCTACAGACAGCTGAGGCCCGTTATACCGATCAGATCAGCAGCAAAACCTTCGTCGATACAGATCGTCATTGGGCGAAAAAAGAGATCGATGAAGCCGTGCGAGCGGGTTGGCTGCAGGGTTTTCCAGATGGCACGTTTCGTCCGGAGCAGCCTGTTTCACAAGAACAGTTCATGGCTTTGCTCGAACGCCTCTTGCCCGCCTACAATGGCCATGAGCCCGATGACTTATCTCGGGAGCTGTATCTGAGCCCTGTACAGGGACGATGGTCAGAAAAAACCTACAAGCATCTGTTTTCGGCAGGAATCATCCCGAATGGCAAGCCGGAGGAGCCCGTTACTCGCGTAGAAGCGGCAAGGCTGTCGCTGGCTGCCCTGGGCAAGCAATCGGAGGGAGAAAAATATCGGGGCACTTCCTCTCGCTTTTTTAATGATGTCTCGCCTGACAAAGAAAATCAGGTTCTCACGATATACCCGATTTACAAGCTGGGAGTCATGACTGGCTACCCGGACGGCACATTTCGTCCGGATGATCGCGTGACCCGTGCGCAGGCTGTCGTCTTGCTGAAAGGGATCAAGGAAGCGGCAGCGGAGCTGTATCCGGGGCAGGTCACTGAAGCGGAGCGCGTGGCGATGACAAAAGCCGTTGATACGTTTGTCACCGGTGTGATGGACAAGGAGAGGATTCGTCGCTATGACGAGCTGGTCGCCTATGTGCAGAAACAGAAGCTGCCAGTGAGTGAGCGATTCCTGCAGGAGCATTTTTCCTTTATGAAATATGAGGTGTATGATTACGCCAGTTTTCCCCGCTTTGATGAACTGATCTACTACGCGAAAATCAGCGACGGGAAATACCGGATGACTGTGCAGTACTATGCGGGGGAACTGGGAGGCAGTATGGACCGGACCTTTTATCTCGCTTCGGAGGATGGAAAGAGCTTCCGTCTGATCGGAAAAGACGAATAATGCAAAACAGCCGTACCCCACTAGCTTCGAGCGGGTACGGTTGTTTTTTTTCGTTTCTCCCAGAGCAGGAGAAGTCCTGCGATGACCAGCGGGTAGAGAGCCGACCAGCCGAGAAAAGGGTAAAGGGCACCCGTGACAATCAGCGAGGTCCACGCGGCAAGCCGACCGTAGCGACTCTCTTTGAGAAGATGAATCCCGGCCAGACAACCGCCAATGTAGGTGGCAAAAAAAGTGGCGTTGGGAAGCTGGATCAGGCGGGCAAGATCGATCCAGCCCAGAGCGAGAACCGTAAGTACGAGGGCGAAGCAAAGCGTCAAAAAGAGCAGTCCGCCGATGGGGGTCCGGTATTTCCGGTGAAGCAGGCCAAACCAGCGCGGTGCAGAGCCTTCCCGTGCAAGGGCGTAAGCAATCCGCGAAGCAGCGCCAATATAGGCATTGACCGTCGCCACACAGATAAACAGGGCGGTCACCCCTACGATCCAGCCGCCGACGGGACCCAGCGAAAGCTGAACCATCACACTGAGCGACGCTTCTGAGCGTCCCAGCCCGTAGCTGTGGGTAGCCACGGTTAACAGCGCGACAGAAAAGTAAAGCAAAGCGACGATGCCAGCACTCCAGAGCACACCACGAACAGCGTTTTTCTCCGGATTGACGAATTCCTCAGACAGATGAGTAACGGCCTCCCAGCCGATAAAGCACCAGAACAGCAAGCCTGCGACCTGGGCCACACTCAACCAGCCATGCGGCACAAATGGAGTAAAGTGGGATACCTGCGCGTGTGGCAGAGCAGCGATCACAGCCAGGACCAGGATGGCTACGATCAGACCGACAACGACGGTCTGAACGCGGCTGGCCACCTGCAGCCCAAACACGTTCATGCTCACGACAGCCAGCAGGATGAGTGCGGCTGCGAGGTAGACCTGAAGCGGTCCCCAATCAAGAAGCACGGCTGCATAGTGGGAGGCGGTGACGGCGACAATCGGGGCACCCATGGGAACCGAAAGCAGAAAAAACCAACCGACCATATTGCCGAAGCGGTCCCCGTATGCCAGGCGCACAAACGTGGAGACGCCTCCCGAACTGGGGTGTTTCGCCGATAACAATCCCATTGTGATGGCCATCGGCAGCACCAGGATCGTCATCAGCAGCCAGGCCAGAATCGAGGCGGGGCCCGCTTTTTCGGCAGCCAAGCCGGGGAGGAGCAGTACACCCGAGCCGATGACGGCCCCAATGTACAGTGTGACAATATGGGGTAGTGACAGTGTCTTCGTAAGGCCGCTGGAGTGTGGAGCGGAGTTTTCCATTGTAAGCCCTCTCTTTTCATCGAAATCTTTGCGGAAACACGTACTCAGTTGCAGTGTAGCATAGACGAAAAGATCGGAGTTATCTATAATAATTGATAGTAACGATCGGAAAAATCGATGAAAAGGGGTGTGTCGGTTGGATACTCGTTATCTGCAAACCTTCCGCGAAGTAGCCAAATGGCAAAGCTTTACCCGTGCTGCCGAGGTATTGGGGTATGCGCAATCCAGTGTCACGACCCAAATACAGAATCTGGAGCAGGAATTTGGCGTCACGCTGTTTGAGCGATGGGGACGTAAAATCAAGCTGACTCATGCCGGGGAAGTTCTTCTCGATTACTGTGGTCAGTTACTGGGTTTACTGGATGAGGCAAAAATGCAGCTAAGCGAGCAGTCAGAGATGGCAGGCACGATCACGATTGGGACGGTAGAATCGCTGGCAGCATTCTATTTGCCGCCTTATCTGCAAACCTTTCGCCGCGAGCAGCCGCAGATGAAAGTTTTGCTTACGCCTGGAATCTGCCACGAGCTTCGCCAGGGAGTGAAGGACGGCACCTACGATTTTGCGGTTGTGCTCGACTGGCTGCAGTCTCACCCCGATTTGGACTGTGTCAACCTAGGAGAAGAAAAGTTGGTCGTCATCGCTACCCCCGAACATCCGCTGACAAAGAAAAAGCTTGTGAAAGCCGAGGATTTTGCCGGAGAGCAGTGGATATTCCCCGAAGCGGGCTGCAGCTATCGCGCGATGATCGAGTCTGTTCTGCGGGACTGCGGCACCGGTATCGAAACGTCGCTGGAATTTGGCAGTTTGGAGGCGATCAAGCAGTGCGTGGCATACGGACTGGGAATAGCCATCGTCCCCATGATCGCCATCACGGAAGAAGTAGAGAAGGGGCTTGTTACGGTACTTCCCTTTTCCCATCCGGATATCCGTGTGTACCGACAGCTCGTGTATCATAAAAAGAAGTGGATGCCGCGCTCGATGCGCTATTTTCTTGAACTGCTTTCCGGCAAAGGCGGTACTGGCGAGAAAGTAAACGCTAAAAACACAGCGGAATAGTTGTTTTTTCTTGCGGAGACTATGGTACGGATAGGAAAATGAAAATTCCTGTGGTAAGATTAAACGTAGCTGTTTTTTAGAAGAAGGAGGTTCATCCGTACATGAACATGGTATCTGAAAGCATTGTAAAAGATATGGCTCTCGCACCAAACGGTCATCTGAAGATCGACTGGGTAAAAGAACATATGCCGGTACTTAACCGCATCCGTGAGCGTTTTGAAAAGGAAAAGCCATTTGCAGGTCTGAAAGTGGCAATCTCTCTTCACCTGGAAGCGAAAACTGCTTATCTGGCGAAAGTCGTGCAAGCAGGCGGCGCCGAGGTAACCATTACTGGGTCCAACCCTCTGTCCACACAAGACGACGTATGCGCTGCCCTGGTGGAAGACGGCATTCGCGTTTTCGCCAAGTACAACCCATCGCCGGAAGAGTATAAAAGCCACATGATCAAAACACTGGAGACCCGTCCCGACCTGATCATTGACGACGGCGGCGATCTGGTGACGATCTTGCACAGTGAGCGCCGTGATCTGCTTTCCCAGGTGCGTGGCGGTGCGGAAGAGACGACTACCGGCATCTTGCGCCTCAAGGCTCTGGAAAAGGAAGGCAAGCTGGAATTCCCGATGGTCGCAGTTAACGACGCGTTCTGCAAATACTTGTTTGACAACCGCTATGGTACGGGTCAATCTGTATGGGACGGTATCAACCGTACAACCAACCTGGTAGTGGCAGGCAAGACGGTCGTGGTCGTCGGTTATGGCTGGTGCGGAAAAGGCGTAGCGATGCGTGCAAAAGGTCTGGGTGCGAAAGTGATCGTAACCGAGATCGACGCCATCAAAGCAGTGGAAGCGTACATGGACGGATTTGAAGTGATGCCGATGAGCGAAGCGGCGAAACACGGTGATTACTTTGTGACCGTGACTGGAAACCGTGACGTAATTCGCAAAGAGCATTTTGAAGTGATGAAAGACGGTGCGATCCTCTCCAATGCCGGCCACTTCGATGTCGAAGTAAACAAGGTAGAGCTGGAAGCGTTGTCGAAATCCAAGCGCACGGTTCGCAAAGATATCGAGGAATTTGTCCTTGCCGATGGTCGAAAAGTGTATCTCCTGGCCGAAGGGCGTCTGGTCAACCTGGCAGCGGGGGACGGTCACCCGGCAGAAATTATGGACATGACATTTGCTCTGCAAGCCGTTTCTCTGGAGCATGTAAACAAACAGTACGAATCCATCGGCAAGCGCGTGCTGAACGTACCGTACGAGCTGGATGCGATGGTCGCCCAATACAAACTGGAAGCACTGGGAATCAGAATCGACAAGCTGACCGACGAACAAAAAGCATATCTGGATAGCTGGGTCGAATAATATCGCGAAACGCGTCCTTTCCCGGTAAAAAAATCAACGAAAAATCCTGCTTACAAAAGCAGGATTTTTTCTTTATAATAGCTAATAGGTGTCCAAGTGGGGAAAAGTGGGGGAAAGTGGAGGCCTTTTGGAGGAAAGTGGGTGAATCGGCCGTGTTTATGGGTGAATACCAGCATAGCATCGATGATAAAGGCCGGTTGACGATCCCTGCCAAATTCCGTGATGGCCTTGGCACATCCTTCGTTGTTACCCGCGGACTTGACCAATGTCTGTTCGTCTACCCGATGGAAGAGTGGAAAGCTTTGGAGGAGCGGCTGAAGATGCTGCCGTTTACCAAAGCCGATGCACGCGCGTTTACGCGATTTTTCTTTTCGGGTGCATCAGAATGTGAGTGGGACAAGCAGGGAAGGGTAAATATACCGTCTACTCTGCGTGATTACGCCACGCTTCAAAAAGAGTGCGTTGTCATTGGGGTTTCCAATCGCGTGGAGATTTGGAGCAAAGATCGATGGGAGAATTATTTCGCTGAGTCGGAAGGCTCCTTCGGAGAGATCGCAGAGAAGCTTGTGGATTTTGATTTGTAGATCAACTGTGAGAATGCAACAAGAAAAAACGGTGTCGCGGGGCTGGACCCCGATCGCCACCGATGGAACTGGGAGTGACGGCTTTGTCATTTCATCATGTAACGGTTTTGCGCGAAGAAGCCGTTGACGGACTCAATATCCGGACAGATGGCATTTATATGGATTGTACGCTGGGTGGAGCTGGTCATAGCAGTCTGATCGCTTCGCGTCTGGCTCCGGGCGGACGTCTGATCGCTGTCGATCAGGACGATTGGGCGCTGGAAAATGCTAAAGAGCGGCTATTGCCCTACATAGATCGAGTCACGCTGGTTAAGAGCAATTTTCGCCACCTCAAGCAAATCATCGACGACCTGGGGCTAGATGGCGTCGATGGTGTACTGTTTGATCTGGGAGTCTCCTCCCCCCAATTGGACGAAGGGGAGCGAGGCTTCAGCTACAATGCTGATGCTCCGCTGGACATGAGAATGGACCAGCAGGCAGCGTTGACTGCCTATGAAATCATCAATGAATGGGACGAGCAGGAGCTTGCCCGCATCATCTGGGAATACGGCGAGGAAAAGTTTTCCCGGCGAATTGCCCGGCAAATTGTCCAGAGCAGACAACGCGCTCCGGTCGAGACGACAGGCGAGCTGGTCGAACTGATCAAGGAAGCGATTCCGGCTGCCGCCCGCAGAACGGGTCCGCATCCTGCCAAACGGACATTTCAGGCCATTCGGATTGCCGTAAATGACGAACTGGATGCCTTTCGGGATGCCGTGATCGATGCGATCAACATCCTGCGTCCAAATGGAAGAGTAAGCGTGATCACCTTTCACTCGCTGGAGGACCGGATTTGCAAGCAGGTTTATCAGGAGTATGCCAAAGGCTGCACCTGTCCGCCTTCGTTTCCGCTCTGCACCTGCGGGAATGAGGCCACTGTCAAGATCATTACCAGAAAGCCAATTTTACCATCGGAGCAAGAGTTAGAAGCAAACCCGCGCGCCCGTTCGGCGAAATTGCGGGTAGCGGAAAAATTGTAACGCTCGCAGCCAGAGCATAGGGAGGGAGAC
This window harbors:
- a CDS encoding acyl-CoA carboxylase subunit beta, whose translation is MSKHAEEMLRERTAQVEKGGDEKYHDKLKEQNKLFVRDRLKLLFDDEFLLEDGLFANFMAGDLPADGVVTAIGKVNGQTVCVMANDSTVKAGSWGARTVEKIIRIQETAEKMRVPLLYLVDSAGARITDQLEMFPGRRGAGRIFYNQVKLSGKIPQVCILFGPSAAGGAYIPAFCDIVIMVDKNASMYLGSPRMAEMVIGEKVTLEELGGARMHCSVSGCGDLLAANEEEAIAAARRYLAYFPENYTAKPPAAAPLPPRPDTKKIGEIVPENQNAPFNMYELIDALVDEGSFFEVKKLFAQELITGLARLDGKPVGIIANQPRVKGGVLFVDSADKAARFITLCDAYQIPLLFLADVPGFMIGTAVERAGIIRHGAKMISAMAEATVPKISVIVRKAYGAGLYAMASSAFEPDACLALPGAQIAVMGPEAAVNAVYSNKIQAIEDPQERQAFIQQKRQEYQEDIDIYLLASNLIVDAIIQPDELRRELIGRYEVYAGKKQQFSDRKHPVYPV
- a CDS encoding ketopantoate reductase family protein, whose protein sequence is MPFQKIRMHLVVIGGGSVGLLYAARLLLSGHSVELVTRTHVQAKQLTAEGITLHQLDGRQRHTAVRSQPLEVGLPEADLYLLAVKQTDLDEILPYLQRIPPRSRVLALQNGMGHYERFTEFLDRQQCFFASNTEGARRLSPVEVEHTGTGLLRIGPWDVQENADPTCAAFVELANHSGFQAVYEQAIKPFAWRKLLANALINPLTALFEIPNGMLLESPYTIQLMRELFEEAASVANSCGEKIEERDWQEVVKICRNTSRNISSMLQDIRRRNQTEVNAINGYLVQMGRETGQPTPMHETLLRAVLLKTDMVEGKGEGRA
- a CDS encoding DUF3397 family protein, with translation MTFFGKLWSLLTGTWTYFWAILTAFPFLGFPLAYFSIFAWKRDRRLAGRWAINITNFLLIRAVAVGYSVIWPEAVSVWWWITGFFVTAIALLGFIQVKWKGKLSLLKASFSVWRLSFLLFGLVYVVLYTTGIVKTMGNV
- a CDS encoding helix-turn-helix domain-containing protein, translating into MRLPIESIGHKIRMIRKERGFTLEIMANKTGLSKGLLSQVERGISQPSLDSLWKITKALEASIIHFFEDIDQKQVHVTRKTKRRQVVFPESSGTYSLLSAGGSAKLGMLEVRLQPGQQVLDKFVQGEGEECFVVAAGSVTARFHDEEHILESGDSLTFDSTKTHSIENTGQDEAVLIWSVTTPQF
- the bshC gene encoding bacillithiol biosynthesis cysteine-adding enzyme BshC, producing MNVECISLPLANPLADDYRQGKDSALRFFRYAPYDKRSYRERIEWLSQNDIPHREALADGLYTYNQSIGNHQEALTNIELLRQSGTMVVIGGQQAGVLTGPLYTIHKAIHLIQAAKRLSAEWGVRVVPVFWIAGEDHDIDEIDHVYGLLDQESKLYKEKLALKRSGRPSASSVQLDHSDCQAFLNKLFAGLTETKETKEIRKWAEESLATSKTIVDWFARLTAALFGKYGLILVESSLPFVRELEKPVFTQILEQNESLSSLLVKAAGELEKAGYPQQLDVGGQEANLFLYEGVDRLQLLRHGDHFVTRRGTYTQGELLELLKKDPCRFSSNVVTRPLMQEHLFPTLAFIGGPGEVAYWAYLQEIFAAFGKQLPIVLPRMSVTLVEGAIARLLKEFDLSIERALGGFASWKEEWEAQQGPYPLTDRFQEVRDALRELYQPVVSEVARLEPGLKHLAEKNAARLQEQVDFLERRLHAALDQREDIGLRRLYRLETALYPAGGLQERKLTILPFLNRHGLSLIDRLVEAPFVHDDSHQVLYL
- a CDS encoding S-layer homology domain-containing protein; its protein translation is MQNKMTNRGKWVWMAAFALSVTCFFTGAGAGLQTAEARYTDQISSKTFVDTDRHWAKKEIDEAVRAGWLQGFPDGTFRPEQPVSQEQFMALLERLLPAYNGHEPDDLSRELYLSPVQGRWSEKTYKHLFSAGIIPNGKPEEPVTRVEAARLSLAALGKQSEGEKYRGTSSRFFNDVSPDKENQVLTIYPIYKLGVMTGYPDGTFRPDDRVTRAQAVVLLKGIKEAAAELYPGQVTEAERVAMTKAVDTFVTGVMDKERIRRYDELVAYVQKQKLPVSERFLQEHFSFMKYEVYDYASFPRFDELIYYAKISDGKYRMTVQYYAGELGGSMDRTFYLASEDGKSFRLIGKDE
- a CDS encoding APC family permease codes for the protein MENSAPHSSGLTKTLSLPHIVTLYIGAVIGSGVLLLPGLAAEKAGPASILAWLLMTILVLPMAITMGLLSAKHPSSGGVSTFVRLAYGDRFGNMVGWFFLLSVPMGAPIVAVTASHYAAVLLDWGPLQVYLAAALILLAVVSMNVFGLQVASRVQTVVVGLIVAILVLAVIAALPHAQVSHFTPFVPHGWLSVAQVAGLLFWCFIGWEAVTHLSEEFVNPEKNAVRGVLWSAGIVALLYFSVALLTVATHSYGLGRSEASLSVMVQLSLGPVGGWIVGVTALFICVATVNAYIGAASRIAYALAREGSAPRWFGLLHRKYRTPIGGLLFLTLCFALVLTVLALGWIDLARLIQLPNATFFATYIGGCLAGIHLLKESRYGRLAAWTSLIVTGALYPFLGWSALYPLVIAGLLLLWEKRKKTTVPARS
- a CDS encoding LysR family transcriptional regulator; the encoded protein is MDTRYLQTFREVAKWQSFTRAAEVLGYAQSSVTTQIQNLEQEFGVTLFERWGRKIKLTHAGEVLLDYCGQLLGLLDEAKMQLSEQSEMAGTITIGTVESLAAFYLPPYLQTFRREQPQMKVLLTPGICHELRQGVKDGTYDFAVVLDWLQSHPDLDCVNLGEEKLVVIATPEHPLTKKKLVKAEDFAGEQWIFPEAGCSYRAMIESVLRDCGTGIETSLEFGSLEAIKQCVAYGLGIAIVPMIAITEEVEKGLVTVLPFSHPDIRVYRQLVYHKKKWMPRSMRYFLELLSGKGGTGEKVNAKNTAE